In the genome of Solidesulfovibrio sp., one region contains:
- the fliG gene encoding flagellar motor switch protein FliG, whose protein sequence is MTGPQKTAVLCLALGEKFAGEVFKRLDRKEIARISKAMMEMETVPREQVEEVVREFNDSMQVGKDMVTGGPEQVRKMLAKTLDSDTAKYIMETLELDTGPTPFQELGNVSPRILAQILRNEHPQTLALILGHLHPDQAAELLQNLPSGVRAEVLMRLSRLEAVAEDMLLEVDKVLQNQLIAMGGKEGKKVGGITSVAEILNAVDRATEEEVLSEIEEESAQMAEDIRNLMFVFEDIKGLDDRAIRELLKEVSNEELTQALKGASEELRDKFFKNLSERAATMIQEDLEIMGPIRLAEVEAAQQNVVKTVRRLEAEGKIAIGRGGGDVFI, encoded by the coding sequence ATGACCGGACCCCAGAAGACCGCCGTGCTGTGCCTGGCACTGGGCGAAAAATTCGCCGGCGAGGTGTTCAAGCGCCTGGACCGCAAGGAAATCGCCCGCATCTCCAAGGCCATGATGGAGATGGAGACCGTGCCCCGGGAACAGGTCGAGGAGGTGGTCCGGGAATTCAACGATTCCATGCAGGTGGGCAAGGACATGGTCACGGGCGGCCCGGAGCAGGTGCGCAAGATGCTGGCCAAGACCCTCGACTCCGACACGGCCAAGTACATCATGGAGACCTTGGAGCTCGACACCGGGCCCACGCCCTTCCAGGAGCTCGGCAACGTCTCGCCGCGCATCCTGGCCCAGATCCTGCGCAACGAACATCCGCAGACCCTGGCCCTGATCCTGGGGCACCTGCATCCCGACCAGGCGGCGGAACTGCTCCAGAACCTGCCCTCGGGCGTGCGGGCCGAGGTGCTCATGCGCCTGTCGCGCCTGGAGGCCGTGGCCGAGGACATGCTGCTGGAAGTCGACAAGGTCCTGCAAAACCAGCTCATCGCCATGGGCGGCAAGGAAGGCAAGAAGGTCGGCGGCATCACCTCCGTGGCCGAAATTTTAAACGCCGTGGACCGGGCCACCGAAGAGGAGGTCCTGTCCGAGATCGAGGAGGAATCGGCGCAGATGGCCGAGGACATCCGCAACCTCATGTTCGTCTTCGAGGACATCAAGGGCCTCGACGACCGGGCCATCCGCGAACTGCTCAAGGAAGTCTCCAACGAGGAGCTCACCCAAGCCCTCAAGGGCGCTTCGGAAGAGCTGCGCGACAAGTTCTTCAAGAACCTCTCCGAACGCGCCGCCACCATGATCCAGGAAGACCTGGAGATCATGGGCCCCATCCGCCTGGCCGAGGTGGAGGCCGCCCAGCAAAACGTGGTCAAGACCGTGCGGCGCCTGGAAGCCGAGGGCAAGA
- the flgB gene encoding flagellar basal body rod protein FlgB: MKTMFSSNIGLLGKVLDLHLERQNVVMTNLANQDVPSFKARRLEFEKELQSALNIDDRGKMTRTAADHLPSVFNAAGFQGNLEMGWKPRVVAGLDSVNMEKEMSIMAKNTLMYNALTDLTKKDFEGLQKVIMDGGK, translated from the coding sequence ATGAAAACCATGTTTTCCAGTAACATAGGGCTCCTGGGCAAGGTCTTGGACCTGCACCTGGAGCGTCAGAATGTCGTCATGACCAACCTGGCCAACCAGGATGTCCCCTCCTTCAAGGCGCGGCGGCTGGAGTTCGAAAAGGAGCTGCAGTCGGCGCTCAATATCGACGACCGCGGCAAGATGACGCGCACCGCCGCCGACCACCTGCCGTCGGTTTTCAATGCCGCCGGCTTCCAGGGGAACCTGGAGATGGGCTGGAAGCCCCGGGTGGTGGCCGGGCTCGACAGCGTCAATATGGAAAAGGAAATGTCGATCATGGCCAAAAACACCCTGATGTACAACGCCCTGACCGACCTCACCAAGAAGGATTTCGAGGGCCTGCAGAAGGTCATCATGGACGGAGGCAAGTAG
- a CDS encoding anaerobic ribonucleoside-triphosphate reductase activating protein: MNFSPAWELVRGIEPMSFCDWPGRLVAVLFFGGCNLRCPHCHNASLAFAAGVPLPAASVRSFAASHAKWLDGFVVTGGEPTLVPGLSAFVAELAALGPAVKIDTNGLRPDVLEAVLARQPQAHFSVDVKAPFAKYGLVTGGAVTAEAAAARLREVFALAARHPGRFAFRTTLVPELSATDVREIREALPPGHTLTEQPFRKPARKGEEGRHAQADPQTRRVSGDLVHPAHRPGDFEGPQGQWHPGPAAGHAPGPQGRSQACR; the protein is encoded by the coding sequence ATGAATTTTTCGCCAGCTTGGGAGCTCGTGCGCGGCATCGAGCCCATGTCCTTTTGCGATTGGCCGGGGCGCCTCGTCGCCGTGCTTTTTTTCGGCGGCTGCAACCTGCGCTGCCCGCACTGCCACAACGCGTCCCTGGCCTTTGCCGCCGGGGTGCCCCTGCCGGCGGCCTCGGTGCGCTCCTTTGCCGCCTCCCACGCCAAATGGCTGGACGGGTTCGTGGTCACCGGCGGCGAGCCGACCCTGGTCCCGGGCCTGTCGGCCTTCGTGGCCGAACTGGCCGCCCTGGGGCCGGCCGTGAAAATCGACACCAACGGCCTGCGCCCGGACGTCCTCGAAGCCGTGCTCGCCCGCCAGCCGCAGGCGCATTTTTCCGTGGACGTCAAGGCGCCCTTCGCCAAGTACGGCCTGGTCACGGGCGGGGCCGTCACGGCCGAGGCGGCCGCCGCGCGCCTTCGCGAGGTCTTCGCCCTGGCCGCCCGCCATCCCGGCCGCTTCGCCTTTCGCACCACGCTCGTGCCGGAACTGTCGGCCACCGACGTCAGGGAGATCAGGGAGGCCCTGCCGCCGGGACATACCCTCACCGAACAACCGTTTCGAAAGCCCGCACGCAAGGGGGAGGAAGGAAGGCATGCCCAAGCAGATCCGCAAACGCGACGGGTGTCTGGAGACCTGGTCCACCCAGCGCATCGCCCAGGCGATTTTGAAGGCCCTCAAGGCCAGTGGCATCCAGGACCCGCTGCTGGCCACGCGCCTGGCCCACAAGGTCGAAGCCAAGCTTGCCGATAG
- the fliF gene encoding flagellar basal-body MS-ring/collar protein FliF, with product MPPFFKQNFEKLIQYWSNRTGTQRMLLVGLALSTAVAFLVMIYFLNQPEMRVLYTNLAPEDAARVVELLKAAKTPYELRDNGTTVLVPAEAVYEQRLKVAGEGVMHGQGVGFELFDQLKVGQTDFVQRINYARALQGELSRTISEFPQVDKARVHLVLPQKSLFIEEQKQASASVVLTLKRGQKLDAKQLQGIVNLVSMSVEGLTPEHITITDTTGQSLYQPRGDSGMGGMSTTQFEFKNTFESSLENRIEQMLTPIVGPGRAIVKASVDLDFSQRTIRKELYDPNATVVRSEQKSEESTSGTAAVDGTGVTTTPRGGGAAVPNTNFRGEGYTGTESTQKSNRSNSTTNYEINKEEQNVITPVGDLKRQSIAVIVDGTYEKVEGKNTFTFVPRKAEELERIKQVVARAAGLDPARGDEIQVSSFEFGVPDGAGEPSLMQNMLEYAQRLGKPFLNGLLLFLFLILVVRPVVLALIRPRVTEEEIETLERLPEGEARLALAEAVEEGEGMPMLESAKQFELAKNLALQLFEENMEQSMTLLKTWLKQEA from the coding sequence ATGCCCCCTTTTTTCAAGCAGAATTTCGAAAAGCTCATCCAGTACTGGTCCAACCGCACGGGCACCCAGCGCATGTTGCTGGTCGGGCTGGCCCTGTCCACGGCCGTGGCCTTCCTGGTCATGATCTATTTCCTCAACCAGCCGGAAATGCGCGTCCTTTACACCAACCTGGCCCCGGAGGACGCCGCCCGGGTGGTCGAGCTGCTCAAGGCCGCCAAGACGCCCTACGAGCTGCGCGACAACGGCACCACGGTGCTGGTGCCGGCCGAGGCCGTCTACGAGCAGCGCCTCAAGGTGGCCGGCGAGGGCGTCATGCACGGCCAGGGCGTGGGCTTCGAGCTGTTCGACCAGCTCAAAGTCGGCCAGACGGACTTCGTGCAGCGCATCAACTACGCCCGGGCCCTGCAGGGCGAACTGTCGCGCACCATTTCGGAGTTCCCGCAGGTGGACAAGGCCAGGGTGCACCTGGTGCTGCCGCAAAAGAGCCTTTTCATCGAGGAGCAGAAGCAGGCCTCGGCCTCGGTGGTCCTGACCCTCAAGCGGGGCCAAAAACTTGACGCCAAGCAGCTCCAGGGCATCGTCAACCTGGTGTCCATGTCCGTGGAGGGCCTGACCCCCGAGCACATCACCATCACCGACACCACCGGCCAGTCCCTGTACCAGCCCCGGGGCGACAGCGGCATGGGCGGCATGTCCACCACCCAGTTCGAGTTCAAGAACACCTTCGAGTCCAGCCTGGAAAACCGCATCGAACAGATGCTCACCCCCATCGTCGGGCCGGGCCGGGCCATCGTCAAGGCCAGCGTGGACCTGGATTTCAGCCAGCGCACCATCCGCAAGGAACTCTACGACCCCAACGCCACCGTGGTGCGCAGCGAACAGAAAAGCGAGGAATCGACCTCCGGCACGGCGGCCGTGGACGGCACCGGCGTGACCACCACCCCGCGCGGCGGCGGCGCGGCCGTGCCCAACACCAACTTCCGGGGCGAAGGCTACACCGGCACCGAATCCACCCAGAAGTCCAACCGCTCCAACAGCACCACCAACTACGAGATCAACAAGGAAGAACAAAACGTCATCACCCCGGTCGGCGACTTGAAGCGGCAGTCCATCGCGGTTATCGTGGACGGGACCTACGAGAAGGTCGAGGGCAAGAACACCTTCACCTTCGTGCCGCGCAAGGCCGAGGAGCTCGAACGCATCAAGCAGGTGGTGGCCCGGGCGGCCGGGCTGGACCCGGCCCGGGGCGACGAGATCCAGGTGTCGAGCTTCGAGTTCGGCGTGCCGGACGGCGCGGGCGAACCGAGCCTGATGCAGAACATGCTCGAGTACGCCCAACGGCTGGGCAAGCCGTTTCTCAACGGCCTGCTGCTCTTCCTCTTCCTGATCCTGGTGGTGCGGCCGGTGGTGCTGGCCCTGATCCGCCCCCGGGTCACGGAAGAGGAGATCGAGACCCTGGAGCGCCTGCCCGAGGGCGAGGCGCGGCTGGCCCTGGCCGAGGCCGTCGAGGAAGGCGAGGGGATGCCCATGCTCGAAAGCGCCAAGCAGTTCGAGCTGGCCAAGAACCTGGCCTTGCAGCTCTTCGAGGAAAATATGGAACAGTCCATGACGCTGCTCAAAACCTGGCTCAAGCAGGAGGCCTAA
- a CDS encoding IMP cyclohydrolase, translating into MEFLPIKRALLSVTDKSGLPELARFLSAAGVELVSTGGTRKALLDAGLSVTSVSDVTGFPEIMGGRVKTLHPAIHGGILADKDNPDHLATIEKHGIAAFDLVVVNLYAFGKALEKGLRLPEMIEQIDIGGPTLLRASAKNFHSILVVPDPAFYPEVMDALAQNGMQAPLPLRRKTAAATFRATSRYDEAIAAYLAKA; encoded by the coding sequence ATGGAATTCCTGCCGATCAAACGGGCGCTGTTAAGCGTCACCGACAAGTCCGGCCTGCCCGAACTGGCCCGGTTCCTGTCCGCCGCCGGTGTCGAACTCGTCTCCACGGGCGGCACCCGCAAGGCCCTGCTCGACGCGGGACTGTCCGTCACCTCCGTCAGCGACGTGACGGGCTTCCCGGAAATCATGGGGGGGCGCGTCAAAACCCTGCACCCGGCCATCCACGGCGGCATCCTGGCCGACAAGGACAATCCCGACCACCTGGCCACCATCGAAAAGCACGGCATCGCCGCCTTCGACCTGGTCGTGGTCAACCTCTACGCCTTCGGCAAGGCCCTGGAAAAAGGCTTGCGCCTGCCCGAGATGATCGAGCAGATCGACATCGGCGGCCCGACCCTGCTGCGGGCCTCGGCCAAGAATTTCCACAGCATCCTCGTCGTGCCCGACCCCGCCTTCTATCCCGAGGTCATGGACGCCCTGGCCCAAAACGGCATGCAAGCCCCCCTGCCGCTGCGCCGGAAAACCGCCGCCGCCACCTTCCGCGCCACAAGCCGCTACGACGAGGCCATCGCCGCGTATCTGGCGAAGGCGTAG
- a CDS encoding EAL domain-containing protein yields MTAPRILLVEKDRARAATLAGLLDAHGYQSLGPVGSCREALEAAEAHRPDLAVMDYVLEGACDGLDAAALLGEGHGIPVILLGAGGDAARLERARNASVACLLPNPPDSLGLLGAIEKALARSRLETARKRLEARHRAIFAATPTALLLLEPDGTVADANPAALALFGAGGDGLAGAPLAGLLAPGQDETVGRLLAAGTHKETLRLSGLARRNGGQAFPAELTLVPGIAEDDARLLLEARPARLPGARPELPEIDLSAAPEGFFVLDAQDRLRLANAAAGQVFGLCRAPAAGTPMADVLPGELATTLSRDAARVMAWNEPVRKEMTVSIGGADKTLLVSLFPMGHDEATRLAGGLVTDITDRKLLESQLAHMAFHDPLTGLPNRSLCLDRIRQAIERSKRRDNYQYAVIFLDLDRFKVVNDSLGHHMGDRLLEGVAKRLRECVRSLDTVSRLGGDEFVVLLEETGSSREIARIVKRIRAKIAELFELCGHDIHVTCSMGVVMSPCLYDKPEELLRNANIALHRAKAEGRNRFKVFNSRMLEDAIRLMDLESDLRQALRRGEFFLDYQPILALRDRRLTGFEALVRWRRPGKGVASPMEFIPVAEDTGLIVPLGAWVLEEACRTMAAWQANFPEAGGLSMSVNLSAKQLAQPMLVEEVQRILRGTGLDPRSLKLEITETVIMDNPEVSILRLKRLKELGVRLSVDDFGTGYSSLSYLQRFPIDTLKVDRAFVSELDASENRKIVGAVVALAHSLGLDVVAEGVELEAQSDVLSAFACEAGQGFLFSRPVCREDAERMLGTQPCAGPSDRAE; encoded by the coding sequence ATGACCGCGCCCCGTATCCTGCTGGTTGAAAAGGACAGGGCCCGGGCCGCCACGCTGGCCGGCCTGCTCGACGCTCACGGCTACCAGTCCCTGGGCCCGGTCGGCTCCTGCCGCGAGGCCCTGGAAGCCGCCGAGGCCCACCGCCCCGACCTGGCCGTCATGGACTATGTCCTCGAAGGGGCCTGCGACGGCCTGGACGCCGCGGCACTCCTGGGCGAGGGCCACGGCATCCCCGTCATCCTGCTTGGCGCCGGCGGCGACGCCGCCCGCCTGGAACGGGCCCGCAACGCCTCCGTGGCCTGCCTGTTGCCCAATCCGCCCGACAGCCTGGGGCTGCTCGGCGCCATCGAAAAAGCCCTGGCCCGCAGCCGCCTGGAAACGGCCCGCAAACGCCTGGAAGCCAGGCATCGCGCCATTTTCGCCGCCACGCCCACGGCCTTGCTGCTGCTTGAGCCCGACGGGACGGTCGCCGACGCCAACCCCGCCGCCCTGGCCCTTTTCGGGGCGGGGGGGGACGGGCTGGCCGGGGCGCCCCTAGCCGGGCTGCTGGCTCCCGGCCAGGACGAAACCGTCGGCCGGCTCCTGGCCGCCGGCACGCACAAGGAAACCCTGCGGCTGTCCGGCCTGGCCCGGCGAAACGGCGGCCAGGCCTTCCCGGCCGAGCTGACCCTCGTGCCGGGCATCGCCGAGGACGACGCCCGGCTGCTGCTGGAGGCCCGGCCGGCCCGGCTCCCCGGCGCGCGGCCCGAGCTGCCGGAAATAGACCTGTCGGCCGCGCCGGAGGGCTTTTTCGTCCTGGACGCGCAGGACCGCCTGCGCCTGGCCAACGCCGCCGCCGGCCAGGTGTTCGGCCTGTGCCGGGCGCCCGCCGCCGGCACGCCCATGGCCGACGTGCTGCCCGGGGAACTGGCCACGACCCTCTCGCGCGACGCCGCCCGGGTCATGGCCTGGAACGAGCCCGTGCGCAAGGAAATGACCGTCAGCATCGGCGGCGCGGACAAGACGCTGCTGGTGAGCCTTTTCCCCATGGGCCACGACGAGGCCACGCGCCTGGCCGGCGGGCTGGTCACGGACATCACCGACCGCAAGCTCCTGGAAAGCCAGCTGGCCCACATGGCCTTCCACGACCCCCTCACGGGCCTGCCCAACCGCAGCCTGTGCCTGGACCGCATCCGCCAGGCCATCGAGCGCTCCAAGCGCCGCGACAACTACCAGTACGCCGTCATCTTCCTGGACCTCGACCGTTTCAAGGTGGTCAACGACAGCCTGGGCCACCACATGGGCGACCGGCTGCTGGAGGGGGTGGCCAAGCGGCTGCGGGAGTGCGTGCGCAGCCTCGACACGGTGTCCCGCCTGGGCGGCGACGAATTCGTGGTGCTGCTCGAGGAGACGGGCTCCTCCCGGGAGATCGCGCGCATCGTCAAGCGTATCCGGGCCAAGATCGCCGAACTCTTCGAGCTGTGCGGCCACGACATCCACGTCACCTGCTCCATGGGCGTGGTCATGAGCCCCTGCCTCTACGACAAGCCCGAGGAGCTGCTGCGCAACGCCAACATCGCCCTGCACCGGGCCAAGGCCGAGGGCCGCAACCGCTTCAAGGTCTTCAACTCGCGCATGCTCGAGGACGCCATCCGGCTCATGGACCTGGAAAGCGACCTGCGCCAGGCGCTTAGGCGCGGGGAGTTCTTCCTGGACTACCAGCCCATCCTGGCCCTGCGCGACCGCCGGCTCACGGGCTTCGAGGCGCTGGTGCGCTGGCGCCGTCCCGGCAAGGGTGTGGCCTCGCCCATGGAGTTCATCCCGGTGGCCGAGGACACCGGGCTCATCGTGCCGCTGGGGGCCTGGGTGCTGGAGGAGGCCTGCCGGACCATGGCCGCCTGGCAGGCGAACTTCCCCGAGGCGGGCGGCCTGTCCATGAGCGTCAACCTGTCGGCCAAGCAGCTGGCCCAGCCCATGCTGGTGGAGGAGGTGCAGCGCATCCTGCGGGGTACGGGCCTCGATCCGCGCTCGCTCAAGCTCGAGATTACGGAAACGGTCATCATGGACAACCCCGAGGTGTCGATTCTGCGCCTCAAACGCCTCAAGGAGCTCGGGGTGCGCCTGTCCGTGGACGATTTCGGCACGGGCTATTCGTCGCTGTCCTATCTGCAGCGTTTCCCCATCGATACGCTCAAGGTCGACCGGGCCTTTGTCAGCGAGCTCGATGCCAGCGAGAACCGCAAGATCGTCGGCGCGGTGGTGGCCCTGGCCCACAGCCTGGGCCTCGACGTGGTGGCCGAGGGCGTGGAGCTGGAGGCCCAGTCCGATGTCCTGAGCGCCTTCGCCTGCGAGGCCGGCCAGGGGTTTCTCTTTTCCCGGCCGGTGTGCCGCGAGGACGCCGAGCGGATGCTGGGCACGCAGCCCTGCGCCGGTCCCTCCGACCGCGCCGAGTGA
- a CDS encoding CBS domain-containing protein, with product MRVADLMTSQLRCLRETDSLAEAMAVMQELFIRHIPVVDDEGQLVGLVTQRDLLSLEHKKEPVTPLRDVMRTGLVTVTPDTALRTAAETMIYNKFGCLPVVDGGELVGIITETDFLKLAIFPIAPKRGE from the coding sequence ATGCGCGTCGCCGACCTGATGACCAGCCAGTTGCGTTGCCTGCGCGAGACCGACAGCCTGGCCGAGGCCATGGCCGTCATGCAGGAGCTTTTCATCCGCCACATTCCGGTCGTGGACGACGAAGGCCAGTTGGTGGGCCTCGTCACCCAGCGGGACCTGCTGTCGCTCGAACACAAAAAGGAGCCCGTCACGCCGCTTCGCGACGTCATGCGCACGGGGCTTGTCACCGTGACCCCGGACACGGCCCTGCGCACCGCAGCCGAAACCATGATCTACAACAAGTTCGGCTGCCTGCCCGTGGTGGACGGCGGCGAACTGGTGGGCATCATCACGGAAACCGATTTCCTCAAACTGGCCATTTTCCCCATCGCCCCCAAGCGCGGCGAGTAA
- a CDS encoding ribonucleoside triphosphate reductase, whose translation MAQAILKALKASGIQDPLLATRLAHKVEAKLADSDIPEQEAVQDAVEQVLMESRLYAVARRYIVYREKRRELREQKAAFLDIADVIDNYIAKTDWRVAENANMTHSFQGLMLHLSGTVQARYALGKYPQEVREAHDHGYFHIHDLSFGLAGYCAGWSLRDLLLEGFNLPGRSCAGPAKHFDAVLGQMVNFLGTLQNEWAGAQAFNNVDTYLAPFVREDNLSYREVKQAMQKFVFNLNTTSRWGGQSPFTNLTFDLAPPKHLSKEGVIVGGVMRDATYGEFGAEMAMINKAFLEVMGEGDYHGRIFSFPIPTYNITADFPWDSDIGTLLLELTAKYGAPYFQNFINSDLSPEDVRSMCCRLQMDLRQLRNKVGGLFGAGDLTGSVGVVTLNLPKLAYLAQGEEDFLDLIAEYAELAKDALEFKRKMIGDNLERGLFPWTRRYLKNGFKGHFSTIGLVGGHEACVNLLGKGIETEAGLRLMTRALNHLRAITSRFQEETGNLYNLEATPAEGTSYRLAKIDKALYADIKASGNGTPYYTNSTTLPVGLSRDVFYALEHQNKLQPLYTGGTVFHTYLGEAVADTEALKSFIVKAFTMTKIPYLSITPTFSVCKTHGYLKGEHHECPECGAPSEVFTRIVGYYRPVSLWNKGKQAEYAERLTYGEIC comes from the coding sequence ATCGCCCAGGCGATTTTGAAGGCCCTCAAGGCCAGTGGCATCCAGGACCCGCTGCTGGCCACGCGCCTGGCCCACAAGGTCGAAGCCAAGCTTGCCGATAGCGACATCCCCGAGCAGGAGGCCGTCCAGGACGCCGTGGAGCAGGTGCTCATGGAGTCGCGGCTTTACGCCGTGGCCCGGCGCTACATCGTCTACCGCGAGAAGCGCCGGGAACTGCGCGAGCAGAAGGCCGCCTTCCTCGACATCGCCGACGTCATCGACAACTACATCGCCAAGACCGACTGGCGGGTGGCCGAAAACGCCAACATGACCCACTCCTTCCAGGGGCTCATGCTGCACCTCTCCGGCACGGTGCAGGCCCGCTACGCCCTGGGCAAGTACCCGCAAGAGGTGCGCGAGGCCCACGACCACGGCTATTTCCACATCCACGACCTGTCCTTCGGCCTGGCCGGCTACTGCGCCGGCTGGAGCCTGCGCGACCTGCTGCTGGAGGGCTTCAACCTGCCCGGGCGGTCCTGCGCCGGGCCGGCCAAGCACTTCGACGCCGTGCTCGGCCAGATGGTCAATTTCCTGGGCACCCTGCAAAACGAATGGGCCGGGGCGCAAGCCTTCAACAACGTGGACACCTACCTGGCCCCCTTCGTGCGCGAGGACAACCTCTCCTACCGCGAAGTCAAGCAGGCCATGCAGAAGTTCGTCTTCAACCTCAACACCACCTCGCGCTGGGGCGGCCAGAGCCCGTTCACCAACCTGACCTTCGACCTGGCCCCGCCCAAGCACCTCTCCAAGGAAGGGGTCATCGTCGGCGGGGTCATGCGCGACGCGACCTACGGCGAGTTCGGCGCGGAAATGGCCATGATCAACAAGGCCTTCCTCGAGGTCATGGGCGAGGGCGACTACCACGGCCGCATCTTTTCCTTCCCCATCCCGACCTACAACATCACGGCCGATTTCCCCTGGGATTCGGACATCGGCACATTGCTTTTGGAGCTCACGGCCAAGTACGGCGCGCCGTATTTCCAGAACTTCATCAATTCCGACCTCTCGCCCGAGGACGTGCGCTCCATGTGCTGCCGGTTGCAGATGGACCTGCGGCAGCTGCGCAACAAGGTGGGCGGGCTTTTCGGCGCCGGCGACCTGACCGGCTCCGTCGGCGTGGTGACGCTCAACCTCCCCAAGCTGGCCTACCTGGCCCAGGGCGAGGAGGACTTCCTGGACCTCATCGCCGAATACGCCGAACTGGCCAAGGACGCCCTGGAATTCAAGCGCAAGATGATCGGCGACAACCTGGAGCGCGGGCTTTTCCCCTGGACGCGGCGCTACCTGAAAAATGGCTTCAAGGGCCATTTCTCGACCATCGGCCTGGTCGGCGGCCACGAGGCCTGCGTGAACCTGCTCGGCAAGGGCATCGAGACCGAGGCCGGCCTGCGGCTCATGACCCGGGCCCTTAACCATCTGCGGGCCATCACCTCCCGTTTCCAGGAGGAGACCGGCAACCTCTACAACCTGGAGGCCACCCCGGCCGAGGGCACGAGCTACCGGCTGGCGAAAATCGACAAGGCGCTCTACGCCGACATCAAGGCCTCGGGCAACGGCACGCCGTACTACACCAATTCGACGACGCTTCCGGTGGGGTTGTCCCGCGACGTCTTCTACGCCCTGGAACACCAGAACAAGCTCCAGCCCCTCTATACCGGCGGCACGGTCTTCCACACCTACCTGGGCGAGGCCGTGGCCGACACCGAGGCGCTCAAGTCCTTTATCGTCAAGGCCTTCACCATGACGAAGATTCCGTACCTCTCCATCACGCCGACCTTTTCCGTGTGCAAGACCCACGGCTACCTCAAGGGCGAGCACCACGAGTGCCCGGAGTGCGGCGCGCCCTCGGAAGTGTTCACGCGCATCGTCGGCTACTACCGGCCTGTGTCGCTGTGGAACAAGGGCAAGCAGGCGGAATACGCCGAGCGGCTGACCTACGGGGAGATCTGCTGA
- the fliE gene encoding flagellar hook-basal body complex protein FliE, translating to MAMSPLALSAYRNAMTGAGSIDTKVARSLAKPAAPSEGFGQKLMDSLRNVNDMQNQKADMVQSFASGQTENVHELMINLQKAGLAMQMTTTVRGKVLEAYKELVKMQF from the coding sequence ATGGCCATGTCCCCCCTTGCCCTGTCCGCCTACCGCAACGCCATGACCGGCGCCGGGTCCATCGACACCAAGGTGGCCCGTTCCCTGGCCAAGCCGGCCGCGCCCAGCGAAGGCTTCGGCCAAAAGCTCATGGACTCCCTGCGCAACGTCAACGACATGCAGAACCAGAAGGCCGACATGGTCCAGTCCTTCGCCTCGGGCCAGACCGAGAACGTGCACGAACTGATGATCAACCTGCAAAAGGCGGGGCTCGCCATGCAGATGACCACCACCGTGCGCGGCAAGGTCCTCGAGGCCTACAAGGAACTGGTGAAGATGCAGTTCTAG
- a CDS encoding tetratricopeptide repeat protein, whose protein sequence is MSGHLDYEINKELGECYLFMGDLDKAEEYYTKAMSNNGIHSDPYLGLATIAVQRGQLEAAMNLYRKASTIEPDDRALSGMALIEMERGDRAEAFTHFKGALTRNPENLVALFGLVRLAHAETRIEEALPYLRDYLTVDPAKHEVRFTLAGCLVSLGRHAEAGSELEAILVQDPRHTAARDLVEELKRVAA, encoded by the coding sequence ATGAGTGGGCATCTGGACTATGAAATCAACAAGGAACTCGGCGAGTGCTACCTGTTCATGGGCGACCTGGACAAGGCCGAGGAGTACTACACCAAGGCCATGAGCAATAACGGGATCCATTCCGACCCGTATCTCGGCCTGGCCACCATCGCCGTGCAGCGCGGCCAGCTCGAGGCGGCCATGAACCTCTACCGCAAGGCCTCCACCATCGAGCCCGACGACCGGGCCCTGTCCGGCATGGCGCTCATCGAGATGGAACGCGGCGACCGGGCCGAGGCCTTCACCCACTTCAAGGGCGCGCTGACCCGCAACCCCGAGAACCTGGTGGCCCTTTTCGGCCTGGTGCGCCTGGCCCATGCCGAGACCCGCATCGAGGAAGCCCTGCCCTACCTGCGGGACTACCTCACCGTGGACCCGGCCAAGCACGAAGTGCGCTTCACCCTGGCCGGCTGCCTGGTGAGCCTGGGCCGCCACGCCGAGGCCGGCAGCGAACTCGAGGCCATCCTGGTCCAGGACCCCCGCCACACCGCGGCCCGGGACCTGGTCGAGGAACTCAAGCGCGTGGCCGCCTAA
- the flgC gene encoding flagellar basal body rod protein FlgC, producing MDLFTAMDIGSSGMSAQRTLLNTISMNLANIRTTRTVGGTGPYVRKSVMLESTPLDAPFSKAMQTAQDRQLAGVKVTGLVNDNRPFRMQYEPGHPDANADGYVAYPDINVVEEMANMITAMRSYEASSSSIGTVKSMFNKALEIGR from the coding sequence ATGGATCTTTTCACCGCCATGGATATCGGGTCGTCGGGCATGTCCGCCCAGCGCACCCTGCTCAACACCATCTCGATGAACCTGGCCAACATCCGGACCACGCGCACGGTGGGTGGCACCGGCCCCTACGTGCGCAAGTCCGTGATGCTGGAATCCACCCCCCTCGACGCCCCCTTCTCCAAGGCCATGCAGACGGCCCAGGACCGGCAGTTGGCCGGGGTCAAGGTCACGGGCCTGGTCAACGACAACCGCCCCTTCCGCATGCAGTACGAGCCCGGCCACCCCGACGCCAACGCCGACGGCTACGTGGCCTATCCCGACATCAACGTGGTGGAGGAGATGGCCAACATGATCACGGCCATGCGCAGCTACGAGGCGTCGAGTTCGTCCATCGGCACCGTCAAGAGCATGTTCAACAAGGCCCTGGAAATCGGGCGGTAA